In Kitasatospora sp. NA04385, a single genomic region encodes these proteins:
- the hflX gene encoding GTPase HflX: protein MTSTFDSRTRSSESNRLADLKAEALMDEDLAAIDEGLGNYDGEQYDRTERAALRRVAGLSTELQDVTEVEYRQLRLERVVLVGVWTDGTLEEAENSMAELAALAETAGSEVLDGVIQRRDKPDAATYIGSGKAKELRDIVASSGADTVVCDGELTPGQLIHLEDVVKVKVVDRTALILDIFAQHAKSREGKAQVSLAQMQYMLPRLRGWGQSLSRQMGGGGSGTSGGGMATRGPGETKIETDRRRIREKMAKLRREIADMKKGRDTKRQERRRNHVPSVAIAGYTNAGKSSLLNRLTGAGVLVENALFATLDPTVRRAQTPSGRLYTLADTVGFVRHLPHHLVEAFRSTMEEVADADLILHVVDGSHPEPETQLAAVREVIVSVDAQNVPEIVVINKADAADPLVLQRLLRREPHALVVSARSGQGIDELLALIDQELPRPAVEIKVLVPYTRGDLVSKVHAEGELISTEHTADGTLLHAKVAAVLAGELEKYAVVTA from the coding sequence ATGACCTCCACGTTCGACAGCCGCACCCGATCGAGCGAGTCCAACCGGCTCGCCGACCTCAAGGCGGAAGCCCTGATGGACGAGGACCTCGCGGCGATCGACGAGGGCCTCGGCAACTACGACGGAGAGCAGTACGACCGCACCGAGCGCGCCGCGCTCCGCCGCGTCGCCGGCCTCTCCACCGAACTGCAGGACGTCACCGAAGTCGAGTACCGCCAGCTCCGCCTGGAGCGCGTGGTGCTCGTCGGCGTGTGGACGGACGGCACGCTGGAGGAGGCGGAGAACTCGATGGCCGAGCTCGCCGCCCTCGCCGAGACGGCCGGCTCCGAAGTCCTGGACGGCGTGATCCAGCGCCGTGACAAGCCCGACGCGGCCACCTACATCGGCTCCGGCAAGGCCAAGGAGCTGCGCGACATCGTCGCCTCCAGCGGCGCCGACACCGTGGTCTGCGACGGCGAGCTGACCCCCGGCCAGCTGATCCACCTCGAAGACGTGGTCAAGGTCAAGGTGGTCGACCGCACCGCCCTGATCCTGGACATCTTCGCCCAGCACGCCAAGTCCCGGGAGGGCAAGGCGCAGGTCTCGCTCGCGCAGATGCAGTACATGCTTCCGCGCCTGCGCGGCTGGGGCCAGTCGCTGTCCCGGCAGATGGGTGGCGGTGGCTCCGGCACCTCGGGCGGCGGCATGGCCACCCGCGGTCCCGGTGAGACCAAGATCGAGACCGACCGGCGGCGGATCCGCGAGAAGATGGCGAAGCTCCGCCGGGAGATCGCCGACATGAAGAAGGGCCGCGACACCAAGCGGCAGGAGCGGCGGCGCAACCACGTCCCGTCGGTGGCCATCGCCGGGTACACCAACGCGGGCAAGTCCTCGCTGCTCAACCGGCTCACCGGAGCCGGCGTCCTGGTGGAGAACGCCCTGTTCGCCACCCTGGACCCGACGGTCCGCCGGGCCCAGACCCCGAGCGGCCGGCTCTACACCCTGGCCGACACGGTCGGCTTCGTCCGGCACCTGCCGCACCACCTGGTCGAGGCGTTCCGCTCCACCATGGAGGAGGTCGCCGACGCCGACCTCATCCTGCACGTGGTGGACGGCTCGCACCCCGAGCCGGAGACCCAGCTCGCCGCCGTCCGCGAGGTGATCGTCTCGGTCGACGCGCAGAACGTGCCGGAGATCGTGGTGATCAACAAGGCCGACGCGGCGGACCCGCTGGTCCTCCAGCGCCTGCTGCGCCGCGAGCCGCACGCCCTCGTGGTGTCGGCCCGCAGCGGCCAGGGCATCGACGAACTGCTCGCCCTGATCGACCAGGAACTGCCCCGCCCCGCGGTGGAGATCAAGGTCCTGGTCCCCTACACCCGCGGCGACCTGGTCTCCAAGGTCCACGCGGAGGGCGAGCTGATCTCCACCGAGCACACGGCGGACGGCACCCTGCTGCACGCCAAGGTGGCGGCGGTGCTGGCCGGCGAGCTGGAGAAGTACGCGGTCGTCACGGCCTGA